From Acidobacteriota bacterium, the proteins below share one genomic window:
- a CDS encoding MarR family transcriptional regulator, translating to MKTPRDLAAEIGRKEPFELPELELFLNLIRTAEQLSGEINRLLGGYGLSRPQYNVLRILESEPPEGVPIRAVGRRMITRAPDLTRLLDRLEAAGLTARSREGRDRREVIVRLQPEGLKRLRDAKAPVEVFLRQRFIHLSPEDIVLLNRLVFQARWADPGGAVKAGKKGECS from the coding sequence ATGAAAACACCGAGAGACCTGGCGGCTGAAATCGGGCGGAAGGAACCCTTTGAATTGCCCGAGCTGGAGCTTTTCCTCAACCTGATCCGGACGGCGGAGCAGTTGTCGGGGGAGATCAACCGCCTGCTGGGGGGATACGGGTTGTCCCGGCCGCAGTACAACGTTCTGCGCATCCTGGAGAGCGAGCCGCCCGAGGGGGTCCCCATCCGGGCGGTGGGTCGCCGGATGATCACCCGGGCCCCGGACCTTACCCGCCTTCTGGACCGTCTCGAAGCCGCCGGCCTGACCGCGCGTTCCCGGGAGGGCCGCGACCGCCGGGAAGTCATCGTCCGCCTCCAGCCGGAGGGCCTCAAGCGTCTCCGGGACGCCAAAGCCCCGGTGGAGGTTTTTCTTCGGCAGCGCTTCATCCACCTGTCACCGGAGGACATCGTCCTCCTGAACCGGCTGGTCTTCCAGGCCCGTTGGGCTGACCCGGGGGGCGCCGTGAAAGCCGGAAAAAAGGGAGAATGCTCGTGA